In Chroicocephalus ridibundus chromosome 2, bChrRid1.1, whole genome shotgun sequence, the DNA window TGTTAAATTTTGGAAATCGAACACGCCAACATCTCTTTCCTATTTCAGACCTAGATCATATTTAATGTGAattcatgtttttcatttaaaaaaaaccatttagCTGTAATGGGGAAAAATATCTGTAGGCCTTTTTGTTGTGTAGTTCAACAAGAAATGTTGCGAGTGTCAAAGGATATGATGACCACAGCAATGTCAgcaggtttaatttttttccagccGTGTTtatgaaagccaaaaaaaaaaaaaaaaaaccaaaaccaaaataaaccccgacatattttagtttctttttgaATATACAGACTGGCCCAAACATAGACATTCTCTTTATCAATCTTATTGTTACAAAAACTGTACATTACAAACAGTATAGAAACAAACTGAAAGGAATGTGCCACACATCCTGGCTAATTTTCTAtatgcagtttaaaaatacagcctACTCCCTTATAGTGCACAGTTATTGTGTAGATAGAGTACATCACTAGTTAAGTGGACATGACAGGAGAGTTCTAgttttcctcagcacagagaatAAGAGCCAGTTCTGCTCGGTAAAGCTTTCCTCCATCGGACAAGGCCATGATGCTTTTCTTGTATGTCGCAAGGTTGTTAATGTCTAATTCCTGTTTAAAGAACAGATAATGCTTTATAATCCTGTTTAGTTACCAGCATGAACAAGTCTGCTTCAAACGGCAAAAAacgaggggcaaaaaaaaaaataaaatgggtatTCTCAGCTTGTCCGACAGTGACACATTGCAAATGTTGtttatgtatttgcattttaTCCATATTGTAGCCGTATGTTAGATTGCCGAAAGCTGATGTCTCAGAAGCGAGCTTTTGACAGTGTCACTATGTAATCACAACTCCCCTAGTTCAGGATTTACACTGCTATGACTTCTGCCAGCATTTTTAGCTGTACTGTGACTTCGGGAGCCATGACTTAGAAGCTCTATATTTATCTTAATTGGGTGGATTAAAGTGTCCttaaaatccaaattaaatcTAATctctaaggggaaaaaagccctctaGGAttacctttttgttcttttcacagAGATCCTTCAGTAGTGCATCGAGTTCATTTTCATCTATATAGCCATTGccatcctgaaaaaaaacattgaaGATAATTTTAAACGTTTATTTTTCGTTTCAGAGGATATGACTAGTTTTCCACAAATTCAGAAAATAAGTGCCATCAAACAAAGCAGTTAATAAAAAGGTTTTTTGAAGACTTACTTGATCATACATCTCAAAGGCTTTATTGAATTCTTTTGCACACATTTTGACACCCTAAATgccaaaatgaagaaaaaaaaaaatatccattagTGACATCAGTTATGTGTGATGGTACCAGGTTACCTTAACAATGTGAATTTTCATACCTgaaatttaataagaaaattttCCTGTACAGGGAGTAgtctttggagagaaaaaaaacagggtcAAAATATTTAGCTGTTTCCGTAACAGCAAACGGTACACAATAtttgttctgaaaagaaacagaagacataCCTGGCCAGTTCAGTAAGCTCCAACTTTCCATCATTGTTTGCATCAAACATCCTGAGCTGAAAGaatatataattttatgttaCTAATCAAAATTAATCAGCATAATGAAGAAAACACGTCTTAGGAAAACTTAAATTCAATTAAATTTAGCCTTTATTTCACGCTGAAACGATGCCCCCCTGTTTTTATCTGTCACGTTTGCTGTGTTACACATGTATTTAAAGTACTGAAGAAGTAATTTATAGTAATTAACTCTACTGCAAAAGCTTGATAAGAAACCAGATGAAGAATTCAGATTAAACTACTGTAAGGTAGGTCTTAACCTGCCTACAGTGATGAATGTCCTGTGTGAGTCACCCGCATGTAATTATTTATACACGAAAGGAGCGTTGACGTGATAACATTTTACTTTTGACTTCGTGTCATGATCTGATACTAACATCACTATTCTCCATTCATAAAGGTGAAACAACTGTAAGCTAAAGTTCAATAGAATCCAAGGCATTCAATTCCTTAGAAAATAATAGACATTTCATTCAATGGGCTGCTAGGTGTAAATATTTAAGTAAAGATCACATTCTGTTTCTGTGATATATTTCGAGAAAAGAGTGAACAGACGCTGTAGATGATCACATTTTGTTGATGGTATGAAAATGGGAAATTAAGTGTCTccaaataataatatatttatttctataattTAATTATAAACGTAATTTGACAAAATATGTGAATActctttctaataatttttaatcATCCTGTTGTATTAAAGTGTTTTCCTTTGAGCCCTTGAAAGCGTGAGCTCCTGCTGCTTGAGCGGCACAAGCAGCTTATATTCGCTATTAGAAGTCGATGGAGATATTACACCTGCGTGGGCCTTCCTCTCCCAGTTTTATGTCTGTATAGCTCCATTTTTCTACTTTCAAGTATTATTTTGCCTTTGCTGTATAAAAGAGTCACAAAAGCGGCAAACTGTACAAAAAATTGTTAGACGTTGTACTGAAAACACCACCACCCACGCTCCATCCCATCACTTTCAATCACAGTAATTTTAGATGTAATTTTTAGATAAGAGGGAAAGCGGCATCCTGTACTGAGAGAAGTGTATATCCTTTTAAAGGCAGAATTAGTGCCATGAAAAAAGAACCGATTTCACTTGGTTAATACACAATAAATGGCAAAGGAGACCAGAAAAGAGACCAATTCTATAAGCATTTATTTCTCCGTAGAACCCTGGTTGCTTTGAACACTTCCTCTCCTTGTATAAAAGCATCTGTAGATGCATTTCCCGTGAAAGGAGATTTGCATTTGGGGGaggtaagcagcagcagcagctgtgaagtcaacatattttgtattttgatggGTTGTTAGTGGCTGGCTGTGCTTGCCGGCAGCTGCTCAGGACCATATGTTTTCTATTAGTCGTCTTTTCTAGTTTCTGAGGAGATTATGAGAGAGCTGGCTTTATGCTTTATTTCTTACTGCTGTTAATTCTTTGTCGTTATGTCTCTCTGCAGAGCCCAGAACTTAGAGCACGCTTTAAGACGAAGGTTAAAAAGCTCCCTGCATTAAAAGGATATATGTTATCTTCACCAGTGAATAAACAGTGACAATTCTAGGTAAATGGTTTATACTTGTGCAACAAACCAGCATTTTCCAGGAGAAACACAAGTTTGGATGAGCCATTCTCAGGCCCGTTTGAGGGCTAGTGTGTTTACCTAGCACATTTTTgattgctaaaaatattttatgatgaaaacaagctggtaaaacaaaataatgtagCGTTACGCATTTCCTGAAGACAAGACTTCTGAGTCTGTCTTTTCTTGAAACCTCCACTCAGAAGCCAATACCGGTCCCTACCATGGAGCATCATagctgtggggtgggaggagcGCCCCAAGGATGGGCTGATTTAAGGCCAGGGAGGTGACAGTTTTGTCCTAGTGTTTATCTAAAACATCTGTTTCTCCTTCAagtgggggagaaggaaagaatgaGATGTTTGTAAGTCTCAAAGACCACCATACAGTGATGGCTTTTAAAACAAGAGACAGACACTAAACAGACACTACAGCACTGAAAGAAGGCAAAAGAGAGAAAGTAACCCCAAATAACGTAATTATGACAGGTAAAATTTTTCTCCTATCAACTGTGAAGACTTCAGTTTTACAACTAATGGCACAGGGAAGCGTAACAGGGGAAAATAGTATGGTGTGGACTGATATTATATAAACACTAAGAAGACTGAAAAttcctgagcttttttttttttaagcagcactGAACACTGCCCATCAAAAGCTCTGTAGCTGCCAAAGTACTTGCAGTGCTCGATGCCACAGTCGTTTCTCTGTGGCAATGACATAGTTAGCCTAATTTGGACCTGGTGGAGCTCCAAGTCATTTGGAGCCTTCCAGTGGCTAAAGATAAAGAGAGTTTGGATTAGTCCAGGCTTGATGAAATATGCCTGTGAATAATCTTACCATTATTTCTGTGTATTCTGTTAGCTTTGAGTCTTCAATCTGCTTATTTGCTTTCTGTAGTAAATCTTTCAAGAAGCTCTGTTAAAATAAGAAGAGTAATAGGTGAGCTTTTATCTACAGCATAAAATGCTTGACTTGCTAACTTCTGACTAAAGTAATGGGAAATACTATTTTACTCCCACTTTAGTATTTCCTGCTGAAGTTCCAAATAAGTATGAAAAGAAGTGGTAATTAACAGCTAAGAACATAACAGTTTCTTTTGATCAATTcaagttttatttggaaaaagtgACTCATAAAACTTTCTGCGTTGTATGCCGTTTTTTGTATtgtgattttggaaaaaatagtttGGCTTTCAAGTATTACTGCTTCCTAATCAGCTCTGTCAGTAAACTAAACTAATTAACCTTGAGTCTCCTTGAAAACTGGGATGCCTAATCACTTCTTGCAACATAGGAACAATTTTACAGAAAAGATCAATGATTAATCAAGTTTTCTCCTTGCCTATGGCAGTACCCGGTGCTAGAAGTGAATGTTAACTTATGTGGCTCCTTCCTACCTTCTATTTTAAAAGTGTGCAGCCAGTTTCAGTGGGTCTTTTTTGAATGAGAATTTGATATGGTTATCACATGACTTTAAACACCAGccatttgtactttaaaaaataagattatttccATCCATTGAGTGGTTTAAATTTCTGTACTAGATCTGAGATGTCCATATGCCTGTCAATGCTTGATGAGGTACCTAATTACTGTCATCAATTGGGGTGTCATTGTCTTCGTGGAATTTTGGGCCACATTTCAAGACAGAAAATGGGGTAGCTCATAAGAAAATCTATTTGTATATAGATGACATTCTTGAACTTGAATGCAACCATGTCAATAGTCAGATGGCTAATACCCGCTATAGTTCTCCCAGTCTGGCCCCCTCCACGGTGGAAGGCCTGCCTGGTAGCTTGTATACAAAGAGCATGACTGAAATGTTGCAAATGGAGGCATGTTTAATATTGTGTGCTTTCATGGAAAATAGAACTGGAAAGGGCATTGAAAGGCTGTCCAGTCCATCTCCATGTCTCAAGACAGGAGCATCTACATCTAAACTTCCTGAGTTACTGTCTGATCTGAGCTATCGCCAAACCTTTCCTAAATACAGGCAGTGATGGAGAGTCTGCCTCCCCCTTAGGCAACATATTCCACTGCCGTTACTATTGTTAGAAAGTTTTCCTGATTTCCAGCTTAAATTTCTCTTACAAAGTTGTGAGTGGGTGTATGGTGTCCTCCTCACATAGCAAATACTTAAAATGTTTGGGCTTATCAAGAAATActgatctaaaaataaaactggacaTTTATGTCTTATTTTCAATATGTTAAAATGGCCTGTTTCTCTGAGGCGGACAAAATCTTGAAGAACAAGAGAGATAGGGCCATTAGGGATCCAGTTAAAATGTCTTCCTTCCTCAGCTGGTCCTCAGTCAGCCCTGCCTTTTTAAGTCTATTTTAAATGATAGCAGCTGGCAACAGTCCTTAAGGCATCGCCTAACAGCTGGAGAGTTCTCAAGTGGTACGTGCATGGCCTCCTCCTGATGCTACAAACTTTAGATACACCAACCTGCTGCCACCAGACAGCAGAAGAATGGGCTCATCTGCATGAGGGTTACCTTGAGGTAGGACCCTCGGCAAATGTCACACAGATACCAAActcaaagaagggaaaaggaaaacagatgtgaACTGTCTGTTGTGGATTCCTCTTCTGAACAGAAGAGCTGTAAGGATTTCAGACAATTTGATCTCCTGGTGCTTTAGTTAATAAAGCTTATGTAGTTCTTCTTTAGAATACCACATATGGGCAAAATAGTCCAAATTAGATGGATAAACACCACTAGGTCTTTCTCTTGCTGTGAACTGAATTTAAAGCTACAGTAAAGCATCAAGTGCAGTTGAACTGTGGAAAATGGTACCTTTCTACTTGGAGTCTGCTGTACatgagcacctctcctacaaggaagggctgaaagagctgggactgttcagcctggagtagagaGGGCTTGGGGCGACCTCATCAATGTCtagaaatacttaaagggagggtgcagagaggatggagccaggctgatGGCCAGTGACAGCACAAGAGGCTGTAGGCACAGACTAAAACATgtgaggttccctctgaacatcaggaaacactttttcactgtaagaatgactgagcactggcacaggttgcccagaaaggttttggagtctccatccttggagatactcagaagccatctggacatagtcctgggcaactggctgtaggtggccctgcttgagcaggggggttggaccagagacctccagaggtcacttccaacccctcTGTGGTTCTGTAAGGCTGGGATTCAGCCTCCACAAATTTCTGTTAGTTTTCTGACGCTAGTTTTAAGGTTTGTTAACTCTGCAAGGCTGAGGTGGCTAATGGAATAACCTCGATTATGCTCTTATTTTGTGCATATTCAAGCTGATACCAAAATCCCACCAAGTTAACCAAGCAGGGGCAACATAATTCCAGTTGCGTTAGCCTAACAGTATTACAGGGAACTGTAGGCTTACAGGATACTTGAGAGAGCATGATCTGACCTGCAGCGTAGTGATTAATGGTAGTGATGCCCTTAgggaaaaaatcaacaaaacatcCCTCGTCCCtaatataccaaaaaaaagaacaacatagCTTTCAGAGGCCTATCTTGCTTTCTTAATCTTTCTTACTTCTAAGCTAGAGTACCCGCTACCTTGAGTCACTTGAGACAAACATTGATCTGAATTAAAGCACGCTTTAAAAAACATTGATCGGATTAGAGTTTCACTTTAAATAATTTGCTGGCGATAAAAACATCAGCTAATCATATTGCTTTCCCGTCATGTTTGAAATGCAAAAACATGAACGGGTGGGTATCTGAAGAAACAGATGGCTGTAATCCAACGCCTGGTCTCATGTCGTGCCTACTCATAAGTATCGGTTTACCTTGAGCTCCTCAGAATCAATGAAGCCACTGTGGTCGCTGTCATATTTTCTCCATGTCTGCAATCAGAACGTGAATGCTTTAATGATATATTTATGGCAAGCGGGTCTCGGGTGATTTTACAAAAGGCAACTTTTCATACTGTACCTGCATGAAGTCTTCACTTGACTTTAGCTGCTGGCACCTGAAGAACAACAGGAAATTCTCTTCCGTCGGTAATATCTGAGCAAGCTGTAACAGAATTTAAGAAAGATTAAATTTTGATTCTTCATTAGGCCAGCTGAGCCTGTAAAAGAATGTGAAACTTGTTAAAAGAGTATGGAATTCTTTGTGCTCATACTGCGCTATTTTGGCCCCACAGGGAGCTTCATCCTGTTAGCTCAAATGTTTGGAAGATGCCTCTGAAAGGCTTCTGGCTTGCAGCTTTGCCACGTTCACCAAGGTCAAACAGAACTGAGGTCCgagagaagggagggaaacagCACTTTACCGAAGGGATAGCtggtgagagaggggaaaaaagttcacCCCTGCAGAGTTAGGATCGGTGGTGAAAACCTTGGAATCGGCATGAAGGGAAAGCATAACGCAAGGATGTTTAGAGGATAAATGTGAAGGACCATGAATTAACAAAGTGATGAAAATAGACTACTCACAGacactgaggaagaggagagaggaacacTGACATGAAGAACACGTGTAaggtaaacagaaaaatacatggaaaagccaggagaaaaaaaaaaaaaaagaaagtgggaaGGGTAAGGGGATGGCAACTGGTGAGCATTTGTCAGGCACAAAGATGTGTTCAAGAAGAGCTATAAATaccagaaagaaatcaaaagggCTTTTAGCCCTGCAAAATCAGGGGTGGTTCTTCCAGTGCCTCAACTCtacaaaaggcttttttaaaatcagacattATTGTACTGATTATTGAAAACGTTCATTTACTATAACTCAATTTTGGCAAGTGACAAATGTAGAAGATGGAGAGTATGCTGTATAATTTAATGTAAAATCAtgatttgtttttaacaaaagcccaatattttttttctgtcctcaaaaTGTATGAAATGTGTTTTGATTAAAGAAAACTTTCTACTTGAAGAATAGACCAGCTGTGCttacaaggaagagaaaatggagaaagacgGATTTCTTAGCTGCATTCTTTTGTGAAAAATATCATCTGCAGACTTTCTGGAGCCCCATCTTAAAATTTTGATTCAAATCTTtggttttctgcatttatttcacaCCCTCAAATCTCTTGTTCTGTCTATTTCAGTGTTATTGCCTAATTGCTCAGGCGTTTTTTTTGGGTTCTAACGGCGCCGTAGGTGACTTCAGCTCTCCCTCTCACTCTGCAGGCACAACAAGGGGATGGAGACAGATCTCTTGCTTCTCTGAAATTATCTGTGCAAGGAATTAGTTATATTCTTTAAGTGTTGGTACAACTAAAAAGACACATCAGAGCACTCTCCACAGGGAGATGGAGCAGCTGATGACAGACTGTCAGGGCCATCAGAGTGTTCTGAGCGCTTTTTCTAAATGGCCGAACACCAAACCCAATCAACTTAAACAATGTGTGTTTGTCAGCAGCTTTCAAAACCTACTCCATTATAAATAGCATATACATGTGTGGGTAAGTACATGTTCATATGTATGTAGTAGCTGTTACTGTGTGTAACTCAGTACTGATTtagggaaaaatttctttatttctcccaACACAGGGGAGCTTTGATTTTTAGAGTAAATCAATATTTCCACTTAACAACAAACACGGAATGGAAGAACTGATTATAATAATAAGCGGAGTTGGGGGGAAGGGACTGATTATGACACCAGGAAGGCTTTACATGTGTGGAAATTATAAATAAGACCTAGTTTGTGGGACCTTTTATAAAGTCTGGTGAATAGTAAAATAGTACAAGGTGCAAGGGTAAATGTGAAACAGTAACATTCCAGAGAATCATTAACAGCTTACTAGCAGCACCAAACTGTATTTGAGGTACAGAATATATTACCTGTGGAAGAAAATTACCTTATTTTAAGCTATACCTCTTTGCCCCCTGTAAGTCTCAGGAGAAAGCACAGGTTTTTATGTTACAAAGATGTAGTAGTTCAATATCCAATATTAGCTCAGGCTTCTGCCAAAAAAtgtgtttggtgttttctttgttttgtaccCTTTAGCGGAATAGAAACAATATAGCTAAAGGGCAGGCCAGTTCTCCAAGCTTATGCATCAAATAGCATTAAATTGCTTTTTGTGGAAAACTCTGCATTATTAAGGGATGAGATTGTGTGGAAACAGGCTCAACTTCCCAGTCCCAGCTATACCATTAAGAGAGGAAAGATGGAAACCTGGTGCTAATGACGTCTCTAATGGCGACGTCTTTGTGAGGATAAGCACAGGGGACTCTGTGAGCATGTTTGAATAAGGGTGCGGACCGCTACGAGTTCGTGTATATGGCAGCAATAGCGGTTTAGTGAGAATTTCTGTGAGGTCTGCTGCCTTTATGGAGAATGTTGGCTATTTCTGCATCGTGAGTAATCGAGGACGACCACAAAGCCTGAGACTGGCTTGAgtcctctctgctcagctgcaggcTGAGGTACGTCTTTATAGGTTacctagcagaaaaaaagactctCGGTACTTAAAACAATATCAGAATGATTTTCTATAATGCATTCTCTAAGTAAATTCTGTTGATatttaatgctatttaaaattcctttcacCTAATAACAgtgaatttgctttttaaaatcctatAATAGGGAATAGGAGTACAGAGAATATTTTATGCTAATAAGTAGTTATTTTTATGGCATGAGTAAGCTTCAAATGATTTGAATGTGGAATTACCGCTGTCCTGAGTTTCGAAACCTTGGGTTTCACATCCACATCTTAGTGAAAGCGTTGACCTGAATGAGTACAAAAGGTGAAAGAAAGGTCCCTTACGCAATGACAAGCAAGTGGACAGGTCAGACTCTGCCTTTAGCTGGAGGGCACTGGATAAAATCTAATGAACTAACTGCAGTGTGTTTGCAAAGACAGAAACGACACTTAATCTGAGTTGGAAATCCACTCCTTCCTCTGTGAAGCCACCCAGGCCTCCTCCTTATCTCAGTCAACAGACCTTTCCTGAAAACTCATTATTCACTAGGATGTTTTCCATCACGGGGTATTCATTATGATGGCTGGGAGTCTGAATGGCTATACACAGCAGATGCTATACaatgtttttaaacaacattcataaactttttcagaaaaactaTTTCATGCACTATGGAAATATGAGAAGTCTGGAATTACTGGACATTTTATTTATAAGGAAGGAGAATCAAGTCCAAATACCAACTTTAATATCATACTGCTCTGCACGTACAACACATTTTGTCTGAGTCCCATCAGCACTTTCCAAATCAAGCTTCATGCTGatgtaagtgaaataaaatatagCTATTGGGTTGGGAAACTGCTATATTAAGGGAGAAAGTCCCTTCAGTCACTGAACTGTGTACTATTCACTATTCAATGGCTTCCGTGGATGCTGAGCACGCTTGGCACTTCACTGGGGGTGGTGAGCACCGCACCGTATCAGGCCCTATCGGATTTGCTCACCTTTACCCATTAAGTCAATAGCAGAATCAGAAATAGAATTTGAAAGGTAAAACTTCCAGTTCTCTTTCCTAAGCCAAGAAAGTCTTTTTCAGGCACTGTCTACGCGTTCTTCTTGCATCCAGTGCTTGTTATTACACATCTgcaaaaatactaaattaaataGGATTCTTCAGTACCAAATGAAGAAGCATTTGTTAGTCCAAAACCAAACAATCCGTTAGTCCAACTAACCACTAGTTCTTTTTAGATGCAGAACTATTCGATCAATGCTAAGTATTGTCaaaagatgaatttttaaaaatcaattataaCTGCAAGTGAAACAAACTGTTCATATTTCCATGGTAGTTTAGTCATAATTACATGCACATTTAAACAAGTGTATGCAATTCAGACACATGACAGAGGAGAAAAGATACCCTCAAATGATATATTATATCAGCAGTGATACTTCCTATTGACTTTTACGGATTCTATTCAGTCCTCTGTTTTAAAATTAGCTACTGACCCAAAGTTAGTCACTGTAGAAATTTTGCAGACCTGGCTTGTTTCCAGCTGTTTCTTAATTAGCTCTCTAGGTCAGATTTCTTATTATCAGAAAAAGATATATAATAGCATTTAATAATAAAACCGCAGTCTCACTGCACTCAGAGTGACATAAATGAGTCGTAGATTTAGGCTTGAAAAAGTGACTTCTCAAGCTGTAACCCAGCAAACTCTCCTTTTTGACTTGCAGCGCTGAACagtgaaagcaagagaaaacacaatGGTTCCCCCTTTCCTAGCAAGTTGCCTGAATTATAGTTACTAATACGTATGTACTAATACTAATATGTATGTACTAATACTAATATATGTAACTAATTGTTGAGCGGCTGTATGTGTAGGAAGGGGCTGGTTATCTTTGCCCTCTTTAGAAAGTAGGAGTAAGGAACAGGGGAGTTTTCTGCCTGAAGTTCTGTTAAAGTTCAAGAAAGGAATTCATAAGAAATCTTGATCTTTCACAAGCTGGATCTATTAAAATTACTATTATActattaacattaaaatattgtttaactTCGACATGATTAACCTGCTCTCTTACCATGTATGTGCTTTTTAGAACAGACTGCATACAGTGATCGCCCAATTGCATTCGCTTCTGTGTTATCCTTACTGTAGGAGTGGTTCAGAATCGTAGGTAGAAATATATCAGATTTACCTTTCACAATTTAAATTTCTAAAATACAGTTCTTAACAGCTTTGCAGGAAAACTAAATTGCTGTTGCTGCCCATTTGTACTGAATAAAGCGTGCAAAGTTAAATGAAATGTAGTGAAATGTCTGGAGAGGGGTTAGGAACACCTTACTTTTTGTTAATGAGAAAAGCTCGTTagtgaaaaaaatactaaagatcttaagacagagggagaaattttctgtgtaactaaaaatccaaaatatttgcatgttATGCTCACATTGTTCGGTGCTAAATGTATTT includes these proteins:
- the CALB1 gene encoding calbindin; its protein translation is MTAETHLQGVEISAAQFFEIWHHYDSDGNGYMDGKELQNFIQELQQARKKAGLDLTPEMKAFVDQYGKTTDGKIGIVELAQILPTEENFLLFFRCQQLKSSEDFMQTWRKYDSDHSGFIDSEELKSFLKDLLQKANKQIEDSKLTEYTEIMLRMFDANNDGKLELTELARLLPVQENFLIKFQGVKMCAKEFNKAFEMYDQDGNGYIDENELDALLKDLCEKNKKELDINNLATYKKSIMALSDGGKLYRAELALILCAEEN